A window of the Myripristis murdjan chromosome 15, fMyrMur1.1, whole genome shotgun sequence genome harbors these coding sequences:
- the nolc1 gene encoding nucleolar and coiled-body phosphoprotein 1 isoform X3, with protein MAEHKSVPSDLYKCVYSFLLENKFTKAAQQFLKQTKVQNPQDQNEESLVNIYNFWVKSPEARKRKAPSSKAEAANGPSAKKAKPSTETSSSEESSSEEEEAAPPPKKTTPAAKAVPAKAAAAAAAAKAASSSSEDSSGSEDESTNAMAPAKAPAKPPAAAGGTRKKDSSSSSEESDSEDEQPAKVPAPKPKAGTVTTPKVATTTKGAAQKKQESSSSEDSSSDSEDDKPAKAPVKSPAQVKTPAAPAKAAPAKAAPAKAAPAKAAAAAESSSEDSSSDEDEAPPTKKPKAGAYSAVPPPAAVQKAPAAAAASKAKDSDSSDSSDDSSDEEEKKVTAKPAPAKSTPAKSAPAKAAPVKPSAPKTAAKKQDSSSESSDSSSDEEEEKKPAAKATAAKAAPVKAAPAKAAPAKAAPAGEEEDSSSSEEEEEEVKPSVKVTPAKPVPAKVTPAKKDSSSEEDSSSEEEEEVPKKPIAKAAPAKKPPAKKDDSSSSDSESSSEDEAPAKPVAKSAAPAKPAAKSAAPAKPVASTPKTPAKAAESSSGSEDSSDEEEEPAKAKPAAAKPATPASKPATPAAKPAAAAAESSSDSDDSSEDEEEPPKAKPAAAKPAAPASKPATPAAKPAAAAESSSESDSSSEDEEPTKAKPAATKPAPSASKPATPASKIATPVKKPAAAESSSESESSEDEEEPAKAKSTAVKPAGSASKPTTPVAKLAAAAESSSDSGSDSSDSENDAAVKPAAKKPSAVAEAAKRPAPAAPVTKAPADSSRGASDSSSDDSSSDEEDKKKAAPVPKPAAAKAPAAPAKKTEESSSESSDSSESETEAKTTPAKPAVTNGKAATPKTATPAAKAPAKPTESSSSDSSSEEEEEASKKTKKPATPAAPTKTPPAAAAKPKESSSSSESSSDEDEQTTKAATAPTTPTTNGTNGKRKRTGESSEEDEAEDKTPKTKKATKTPQTFPKVKQKSANVPFRRVREEEVDVDDRLADNSFDAKLGANGDWGQKANDVLRFTKGKSFRHEKTKKKRGSYRGGAISTSVNSIRFDSD; from the exons ATGGCGGAACACAAGTCGGTGCCCAGCGACCTGTACAAGTGTGTGTACTCCTTTCTGCTGGAGAACAAGTTCACCAAGGCGGCGCAGCAGTTCCTCAAGCAGACCAAAGTG CAGAATCCACAAGATCAAAATGAAGAAAGCCTCGTCAACATCTACAACTTCTGGGTGAA GTCTCCTGAAGCCAGGAAACGAAAAGCCCCTTCCAGCAAGGCTGAAGCCGCAAATGGGCCATCAGCCAAGAAGGCGAAACCCAGCACGGAGACCTCCAGCAGTGAGGAGTCaagcagcgaggaggaggaagctgctCCTCCACcgaaaaaaacaactccagcAG CTAAGGCTGTGCCTgctaaagcagcagcagcagcagcagccgctaAAGCTGCATCTAGCAGCAGTGAGGATTCAAGTGGCTCTGAAGATGAGTCCACAAATGCAATGGCTCCTGCAAAG GCTCCAGCAAAGCcccctgcagcagcaggtggtACAAGGAAGAAGGACAGCAGCTCTAGCAGTGAGGAGTCTGACTCTGAAGACGAGCAGCCAGCTAAAGTCCCTGCACCCA AACCTAAGGCTGGTACGGTCACAACACCCAAAGTTGCCACCACCACTAAAGGTGCAGCTCAGAAAAAGCAGGAGAGCAGTAGCAGCGAGGACAGTTCATCTGACTCTGAAGACGACAAACCAGCTAAG GCACCAGTAAAGTCACCAGCCCAAGTGAAGACCCCCGCTGCTCCTGCTAAAGCTGCTCCTGCTAAAGCTGCTCCTGCTAAAGCTGCTCCAGctaaagctgctgctgcagctgagtcCAGCAGCGAGGACTCTTCATCTGATGAAGATGAGGCTCCTCCCACCAAAAAGCCTAAAGCAG GAGCGTACAGTGCAGTCCCACCTCCTGCTGCAGTCCAGAAAGCtccggctgcagcagcagccagcaagGCTAAGGACAGTGACTCCTCAGACAGCAGTGATGACagcagtgatgaagaggagaagaaagtgaCGG CTAAACCTGCTCCTGCAAAGTCCACCCCTGCAAAATCCGCCCCTGCAAAGGCTGCCCCTGTTAAACCCAGCGCACCTAAAACTGCTGCAAAGAAGCAAGACTCCAGCTCAGAAAGTTCAG ATTCAAGCtcagatgaagaagaggaaaagaaaccTGCAGCCAAAGCAACTGCGGCTAAAGCAGCCCCGGTCAAAGCTGCCCCAGCCAAGGCTGCCCCAGCCAAGGCTGCACCTGCTGGGGAGGAGGAAGATTCATCTAgctcagaggaggaagaggaggaggtgaagccTTCAGTGAAGGTGACCCCCGCTAAGCCTGTCCCAGCTAAAGTCACACCTGCTAAGAAAGACTCTTCCTCAGAAGAAGACTCCAgttcagaggaggaggaggaggtgccgAAGAAGCCCATAGCTAAAGCTGCACCTGCCAAGAAACCCCCAGCTAAAAAAGACGACTCGTCAAGCTCAG ACTCAGAAAGCAGTTCTGAAGATGAAGCCCCAGCAAAACCTGTTGCTAAATCTGCTGCCCCAGCAAAACCTGCTGCTAAATCTGCTGCCCCAGCAAAGCCTGTTGCTTCCACCCCAAAAACCCCAGCCAAGGCTGCCGAGAGCAGCTCTGGGTCAGAGGACTCTtctgatgaggaagaggaaccTGCTAAAGCCAAGCCAGCTGCAGCTAAACCAGCAACCCCGGCCTCAAAACCTGCTACCCCTGCAGCaaagcctgctgctgctgcagcagagagcagtTCTGACTCTGATGACTCCtctgaagatgaagaagaaccACCCAAAGCCAAGCCAGCTGCAGCTAAACCAGCTGCCCCGGCCTCAAAACCTGCTACCCCTGCAGCAAAGCCTGCcgctgcagcagaaagcagtTCTGAATCTGACTCCTCCTCTGAAGATGAAGAACCAACCAAGGCCAAGCCAGCTGCAACAAAACCAGCTCCTTCAGCCTCAAAACCTGCTACCCCCGCCTCAAAAATCGCTACTCCTGTTAAAAagcctgctgcagcagaaagcagcTCTGAATCTGAGTCCTCCGAAGATGAAGAAGAACCAGCTAAGGCTAAGTCAACAGCAGTGAAGCCAGCTGGTTCAGCATCAAAGCCTACCACCCCTGTAGCAAAgcttgctgcagcagcagaaagcaGCTCTGACTCTGGCAGTGACAGCTCTGATTCTGAAAATGATGCTGCTGTCAAACCTGCAGCCAAGAAACCATCTGCAGTAGCAGAGGCTGCCAAGCGTCCTGCCCCTGCTGCTCCTGTCACCAAGGCTCCTGCTGATTCTAGCCGTGGTGCCTCCGATAGCTCCAGTGATGATAGTTCCAGTGATGAGGAGGACAAAAAGAAGGCAGCACCAGTGCCCAAGCCAGCAGCTGCGAAGGCACCTGCAGCCCCAGCAAAGAAGACAGAAGAGAGCAGCTCTGAGTCTTCTGACAGCTCTGAGTCTGAGACGGAGGCCAAGACCACACCTGCCAAGCCTGCAGTCACCAATGGCAAGGCAGCAACACCCAAGACAGCCACCCCAGCAGCCAAGGCTCCAGCCAAGCCAACTGAGTCCTCATCGagtgacagcagctctgaagaagaggaagaggccagtaaaaagactaaaaaacCTGCTACCCCAGCTGCACCTACCAAGACGCCCCCAGCAGCCGCAGCTAAACctaaagagagcagcagctcctctgaaaGTTCATCAGATGAGGATGAACAGACCACTAAAGCAGCCACAGCACCCACCACCCCCACAACAAATG GCACAAATGGCAAGAGAAAAAGAACTGGAGAGTCATCTGAAGAGGACGAAGCTGAAGACAAGACTCCCAAAACCAAGAAAGCAACAAAAACGCCACAGACCTTTCCTAAAGTCAAGCAGAAG TCTGCCAATGTACCTTTCCGTCGAGTaagagaagaggaagtagaCGTTGATGACCGTCTTGCAGACAACTCTTTTGACGCAAAG
- the nolc1 gene encoding nucleolar and coiled-body phosphoprotein 1 isoform X1 — protein sequence MAEHKSVPSDLYKCVYSFLLENKFTKAAQQFLKQTKVQNPQDQNEESLVNIYNFWVKSPEARKRKAPSSKAEAANGPSAKKAKPSTETSSSEESSSEEEEAAPPPKKTTPAAAKAVPAKAAAAAAAAKAASSSSEDSSGSEDESTNAMAPAKAPAKPPAAAGGTRKKDSSSSSEESDSEDEQPAKVPAPKPKAGTVTTPKVATTTKGAAQKKQESSSSEDSSSDSEDDKPAKAPVKSPAQVKTPAAPAKAAPAKAAPAKAAPAKAAAAAESSSEDSSSDEDEAPPTKKPKAGAYSAVPPPAAVQKAPAAAAASKAKDSDSSDSSDDSSDEEEKKVTAKPAPAKSTPAKSAPAKAAPVKPSAPKTAAKKQDSSSESSDSSSDEEEEKKPAAKATAAKAAPVKAAPAKAAPAKAAPAGEEEDSSSSEEEEEEVKPSVKVTPAKPVPAKVTPAKKDSSSEEDSSSEEEEEVPKKPIAKAAPAKKPPAKKDDSSSSDSESSSEDEAPAKPVAKSAAPAKPAAKSAAPAKPVASTPKTPAKAAESSSGSEDSSDEEEEPAKAKPAAAKPATPASKPATPAAKPAAAAAESSSDSDDSSEDEEEPPKAKPAAAKPAAPASKPATPAAKPAAAAESSSESDSSSEDEEPTKAKPAATKPAPSASKPATPASKIATPVKKPAAAESSSESESSEDEEEPAKAKSTAVKPAGSASKPTTPVAKLAAAAESSSDSGSDSSDSENDAAVKPAAKKPSAVAEAAKRPAPAAPVTKAPADSSRGASDSSSDDSSSDEEDKKKAAPVPKPAAAKAPAAPAKKTEESSSESSDSSESETEAKTTPAKPAVTNGKAATPKTATPAAKAPAKPTESSSSDSSSEEEEEASKKTKKPATPAAPTKTPPAAAAKPKESSSSSESSSDEDEQTTKAATAPTTPTTNGTNGKRKRTGESSEEDEAEDKTPKTKKATKTPQTFPKVKQKSANVPFRRVREEEVDVDDRLADNSFDAKLGANGDWGQKANDVLRFTKGKSFRHEKTKKKRGSYRGGAISTSVNSIRFDSD from the exons ATGGCGGAACACAAGTCGGTGCCCAGCGACCTGTACAAGTGTGTGTACTCCTTTCTGCTGGAGAACAAGTTCACCAAGGCGGCGCAGCAGTTCCTCAAGCAGACCAAAGTG CAGAATCCACAAGATCAAAATGAAGAAAGCCTCGTCAACATCTACAACTTCTGGGTGAA GTCTCCTGAAGCCAGGAAACGAAAAGCCCCTTCCAGCAAGGCTGAAGCCGCAAATGGGCCATCAGCCAAGAAGGCGAAACCCAGCACGGAGACCTCCAGCAGTGAGGAGTCaagcagcgaggaggaggaagctgctCCTCCACcgaaaaaaacaactccagcAG CAGCTAAGGCTGTGCCTgctaaagcagcagcagcagcagcagccgctaAAGCTGCATCTAGCAGCAGTGAGGATTCAAGTGGCTCTGAAGATGAGTCCACAAATGCAATGGCTCCTGCAAAG GCTCCAGCAAAGCcccctgcagcagcaggtggtACAAGGAAGAAGGACAGCAGCTCTAGCAGTGAGGAGTCTGACTCTGAAGACGAGCAGCCAGCTAAAGTCCCTGCACCCA AACCTAAGGCTGGTACGGTCACAACACCCAAAGTTGCCACCACCACTAAAGGTGCAGCTCAGAAAAAGCAGGAGAGCAGTAGCAGCGAGGACAGTTCATCTGACTCTGAAGACGACAAACCAGCTAAG GCACCAGTAAAGTCACCAGCCCAAGTGAAGACCCCCGCTGCTCCTGCTAAAGCTGCTCCTGCTAAAGCTGCTCCTGCTAAAGCTGCTCCAGctaaagctgctgctgcagctgagtcCAGCAGCGAGGACTCTTCATCTGATGAAGATGAGGCTCCTCCCACCAAAAAGCCTAAAGCAG GAGCGTACAGTGCAGTCCCACCTCCTGCTGCAGTCCAGAAAGCtccggctgcagcagcagccagcaagGCTAAGGACAGTGACTCCTCAGACAGCAGTGATGACagcagtgatgaagaggagaagaaagtgaCGG CTAAACCTGCTCCTGCAAAGTCCACCCCTGCAAAATCCGCCCCTGCAAAGGCTGCCCCTGTTAAACCCAGCGCACCTAAAACTGCTGCAAAGAAGCAAGACTCCAGCTCAGAAAGTTCAG ATTCAAGCtcagatgaagaagaggaaaagaaaccTGCAGCCAAAGCAACTGCGGCTAAAGCAGCCCCGGTCAAAGCTGCCCCAGCCAAGGCTGCCCCAGCCAAGGCTGCACCTGCTGGGGAGGAGGAAGATTCATCTAgctcagaggaggaagaggaggaggtgaagccTTCAGTGAAGGTGACCCCCGCTAAGCCTGTCCCAGCTAAAGTCACACCTGCTAAGAAAGACTCTTCCTCAGAAGAAGACTCCAgttcagaggaggaggaggaggtgccgAAGAAGCCCATAGCTAAAGCTGCACCTGCCAAGAAACCCCCAGCTAAAAAAGACGACTCGTCAAGCTCAG ACTCAGAAAGCAGTTCTGAAGATGAAGCCCCAGCAAAACCTGTTGCTAAATCTGCTGCCCCAGCAAAACCTGCTGCTAAATCTGCTGCCCCAGCAAAGCCTGTTGCTTCCACCCCAAAAACCCCAGCCAAGGCTGCCGAGAGCAGCTCTGGGTCAGAGGACTCTtctgatgaggaagaggaaccTGCTAAAGCCAAGCCAGCTGCAGCTAAACCAGCAACCCCGGCCTCAAAACCTGCTACCCCTGCAGCaaagcctgctgctgctgcagcagagagcagtTCTGACTCTGATGACTCCtctgaagatgaagaagaaccACCCAAAGCCAAGCCAGCTGCAGCTAAACCAGCTGCCCCGGCCTCAAAACCTGCTACCCCTGCAGCAAAGCCTGCcgctgcagcagaaagcagtTCTGAATCTGACTCCTCCTCTGAAGATGAAGAACCAACCAAGGCCAAGCCAGCTGCAACAAAACCAGCTCCTTCAGCCTCAAAACCTGCTACCCCCGCCTCAAAAATCGCTACTCCTGTTAAAAagcctgctgcagcagaaagcagcTCTGAATCTGAGTCCTCCGAAGATGAAGAAGAACCAGCTAAGGCTAAGTCAACAGCAGTGAAGCCAGCTGGTTCAGCATCAAAGCCTACCACCCCTGTAGCAAAgcttgctgcagcagcagaaagcaGCTCTGACTCTGGCAGTGACAGCTCTGATTCTGAAAATGATGCTGCTGTCAAACCTGCAGCCAAGAAACCATCTGCAGTAGCAGAGGCTGCCAAGCGTCCTGCCCCTGCTGCTCCTGTCACCAAGGCTCCTGCTGATTCTAGCCGTGGTGCCTCCGATAGCTCCAGTGATGATAGTTCCAGTGATGAGGAGGACAAAAAGAAGGCAGCACCAGTGCCCAAGCCAGCAGCTGCGAAGGCACCTGCAGCCCCAGCAAAGAAGACAGAAGAGAGCAGCTCTGAGTCTTCTGACAGCTCTGAGTCTGAGACGGAGGCCAAGACCACACCTGCCAAGCCTGCAGTCACCAATGGCAAGGCAGCAACACCCAAGACAGCCACCCCAGCAGCCAAGGCTCCAGCCAAGCCAACTGAGTCCTCATCGagtgacagcagctctgaagaagaggaagaggccagtaaaaagactaaaaaacCTGCTACCCCAGCTGCACCTACCAAGACGCCCCCAGCAGCCGCAGCTAAACctaaagagagcagcagctcctctgaaaGTTCATCAGATGAGGATGAACAGACCACTAAAGCAGCCACAGCACCCACCACCCCCACAACAAATG GCACAAATGGCAAGAGAAAAAGAACTGGAGAGTCATCTGAAGAGGACGAAGCTGAAGACAAGACTCCCAAAACCAAGAAAGCAACAAAAACGCCACAGACCTTTCCTAAAGTCAAGCAGAAG TCTGCCAATGTACCTTTCCGTCGAGTaagagaagaggaagtagaCGTTGATGACCGTCTTGCAGACAACTCTTTTGACGCAAAG
- the nolc1 gene encoding nucleolar and coiled-body phosphoprotein 1 isoform X2 — translation MAEHKSVPSDLYKCVYSFLLENKFTKAAQQFLKQTKVNPQDQNEESLVNIYNFWVKSPEARKRKAPSSKAEAANGPSAKKAKPSTETSSSEESSSEEEEAAPPPKKTTPAAAKAVPAKAAAAAAAAKAASSSSEDSSGSEDESTNAMAPAKAPAKPPAAAGGTRKKDSSSSSEESDSEDEQPAKVPAPKPKAGTVTTPKVATTTKGAAQKKQESSSSEDSSSDSEDDKPAKAPVKSPAQVKTPAAPAKAAPAKAAPAKAAPAKAAAAAESSSEDSSSDEDEAPPTKKPKAGAYSAVPPPAAVQKAPAAAAASKAKDSDSSDSSDDSSDEEEKKVTAKPAPAKSTPAKSAPAKAAPVKPSAPKTAAKKQDSSSESSDSSSDEEEEKKPAAKATAAKAAPVKAAPAKAAPAKAAPAGEEEDSSSSEEEEEEVKPSVKVTPAKPVPAKVTPAKKDSSSEEDSSSEEEEEVPKKPIAKAAPAKKPPAKKDDSSSSDSESSSEDEAPAKPVAKSAAPAKPAAKSAAPAKPVASTPKTPAKAAESSSGSEDSSDEEEEPAKAKPAAAKPATPASKPATPAAKPAAAAAESSSDSDDSSEDEEEPPKAKPAAAKPAAPASKPATPAAKPAAAAESSSESDSSSEDEEPTKAKPAATKPAPSASKPATPASKIATPVKKPAAAESSSESESSEDEEEPAKAKSTAVKPAGSASKPTTPVAKLAAAAESSSDSGSDSSDSENDAAVKPAAKKPSAVAEAAKRPAPAAPVTKAPADSSRGASDSSSDDSSSDEEDKKKAAPVPKPAAAKAPAAPAKKTEESSSESSDSSESETEAKTTPAKPAVTNGKAATPKTATPAAKAPAKPTESSSSDSSSEEEEEASKKTKKPATPAAPTKTPPAAAAKPKESSSSSESSSDEDEQTTKAATAPTTPTTNGTNGKRKRTGESSEEDEAEDKTPKTKKATKTPQTFPKVKQKSANVPFRRVREEEVDVDDRLADNSFDAKLGANGDWGQKANDVLRFTKGKSFRHEKTKKKRGSYRGGAISTSVNSIRFDSD, via the exons ATGGCGGAACACAAGTCGGTGCCCAGCGACCTGTACAAGTGTGTGTACTCCTTTCTGCTGGAGAACAAGTTCACCAAGGCGGCGCAGCAGTTCCTCAAGCAGACCAAAGTG AATCCACAAGATCAAAATGAAGAAAGCCTCGTCAACATCTACAACTTCTGGGTGAA GTCTCCTGAAGCCAGGAAACGAAAAGCCCCTTCCAGCAAGGCTGAAGCCGCAAATGGGCCATCAGCCAAGAAGGCGAAACCCAGCACGGAGACCTCCAGCAGTGAGGAGTCaagcagcgaggaggaggaagctgctCCTCCACcgaaaaaaacaactccagcAG CAGCTAAGGCTGTGCCTgctaaagcagcagcagcagcagcagccgctaAAGCTGCATCTAGCAGCAGTGAGGATTCAAGTGGCTCTGAAGATGAGTCCACAAATGCAATGGCTCCTGCAAAG GCTCCAGCAAAGCcccctgcagcagcaggtggtACAAGGAAGAAGGACAGCAGCTCTAGCAGTGAGGAGTCTGACTCTGAAGACGAGCAGCCAGCTAAAGTCCCTGCACCCA AACCTAAGGCTGGTACGGTCACAACACCCAAAGTTGCCACCACCACTAAAGGTGCAGCTCAGAAAAAGCAGGAGAGCAGTAGCAGCGAGGACAGTTCATCTGACTCTGAAGACGACAAACCAGCTAAG GCACCAGTAAAGTCACCAGCCCAAGTGAAGACCCCCGCTGCTCCTGCTAAAGCTGCTCCTGCTAAAGCTGCTCCTGCTAAAGCTGCTCCAGctaaagctgctgctgcagctgagtcCAGCAGCGAGGACTCTTCATCTGATGAAGATGAGGCTCCTCCCACCAAAAAGCCTAAAGCAG GAGCGTACAGTGCAGTCCCACCTCCTGCTGCAGTCCAGAAAGCtccggctgcagcagcagccagcaagGCTAAGGACAGTGACTCCTCAGACAGCAGTGATGACagcagtgatgaagaggagaagaaagtgaCGG CTAAACCTGCTCCTGCAAAGTCCACCCCTGCAAAATCCGCCCCTGCAAAGGCTGCCCCTGTTAAACCCAGCGCACCTAAAACTGCTGCAAAGAAGCAAGACTCCAGCTCAGAAAGTTCAG ATTCAAGCtcagatgaagaagaggaaaagaaaccTGCAGCCAAAGCAACTGCGGCTAAAGCAGCCCCGGTCAAAGCTGCCCCAGCCAAGGCTGCCCCAGCCAAGGCTGCACCTGCTGGGGAGGAGGAAGATTCATCTAgctcagaggaggaagaggaggaggtgaagccTTCAGTGAAGGTGACCCCCGCTAAGCCTGTCCCAGCTAAAGTCACACCTGCTAAGAAAGACTCTTCCTCAGAAGAAGACTCCAgttcagaggaggaggaggaggtgccgAAGAAGCCCATAGCTAAAGCTGCACCTGCCAAGAAACCCCCAGCTAAAAAAGACGACTCGTCAAGCTCAG ACTCAGAAAGCAGTTCTGAAGATGAAGCCCCAGCAAAACCTGTTGCTAAATCTGCTGCCCCAGCAAAACCTGCTGCTAAATCTGCTGCCCCAGCAAAGCCTGTTGCTTCCACCCCAAAAACCCCAGCCAAGGCTGCCGAGAGCAGCTCTGGGTCAGAGGACTCTtctgatgaggaagaggaaccTGCTAAAGCCAAGCCAGCTGCAGCTAAACCAGCAACCCCGGCCTCAAAACCTGCTACCCCTGCAGCaaagcctgctgctgctgcagcagagagcagtTCTGACTCTGATGACTCCtctgaagatgaagaagaaccACCCAAAGCCAAGCCAGCTGCAGCTAAACCAGCTGCCCCGGCCTCAAAACCTGCTACCCCTGCAGCAAAGCCTGCcgctgcagcagaaagcagtTCTGAATCTGACTCCTCCTCTGAAGATGAAGAACCAACCAAGGCCAAGCCAGCTGCAACAAAACCAGCTCCTTCAGCCTCAAAACCTGCTACCCCCGCCTCAAAAATCGCTACTCCTGTTAAAAagcctgctgcagcagaaagcagcTCTGAATCTGAGTCCTCCGAAGATGAAGAAGAACCAGCTAAGGCTAAGTCAACAGCAGTGAAGCCAGCTGGTTCAGCATCAAAGCCTACCACCCCTGTAGCAAAgcttgctgcagcagcagaaagcaGCTCTGACTCTGGCAGTGACAGCTCTGATTCTGAAAATGATGCTGCTGTCAAACCTGCAGCCAAGAAACCATCTGCAGTAGCAGAGGCTGCCAAGCGTCCTGCCCCTGCTGCTCCTGTCACCAAGGCTCCTGCTGATTCTAGCCGTGGTGCCTCCGATAGCTCCAGTGATGATAGTTCCAGTGATGAGGAGGACAAAAAGAAGGCAGCACCAGTGCCCAAGCCAGCAGCTGCGAAGGCACCTGCAGCCCCAGCAAAGAAGACAGAAGAGAGCAGCTCTGAGTCTTCTGACAGCTCTGAGTCTGAGACGGAGGCCAAGACCACACCTGCCAAGCCTGCAGTCACCAATGGCAAGGCAGCAACACCCAAGACAGCCACCCCAGCAGCCAAGGCTCCAGCCAAGCCAACTGAGTCCTCATCGagtgacagcagctctgaagaagaggaagaggccagtaaaaagactaaaaaacCTGCTACCCCAGCTGCACCTACCAAGACGCCCCCAGCAGCCGCAGCTAAACctaaagagagcagcagctcctctgaaaGTTCATCAGATGAGGATGAACAGACCACTAAAGCAGCCACAGCACCCACCACCCCCACAACAAATG GCACAAATGGCAAGAGAAAAAGAACTGGAGAGTCATCTGAAGAGGACGAAGCTGAAGACAAGACTCCCAAAACCAAGAAAGCAACAAAAACGCCACAGACCTTTCCTAAAGTCAAGCAGAAG TCTGCCAATGTACCTTTCCGTCGAGTaagagaagaggaagtagaCGTTGATGACCGTCTTGCAGACAACTCTTTTGACGCAAAG